The DNA window TCGCGAGCACCATGTCGTTGATGGTGACGCCGAGGTGCTTGCTGGTTTCCTTGACGTCCGCGAGGGCCAGCGTCGTGGTGGCGAACTTGCGCTGTGCGTCGACGCGGTGATTCATGAACGACGGCGGCGGTGTGAAGGGCCGCGTCAGTTCCGGAGACAGCTTCTTCGAACTCTTGCGAACCCTGCCGATGCCCTGCGCCGTGTAGCGCATCACTCCCGGCAGCCGGCCGATGTGCCGCATGTGGTCGGCGAACGCGGTGCGCAAGAGTTCACCCTTGGTGGGCGGCGGTTCGCAGGCATACGAGTCGCGATCCAGCGGTGGACTTTGTTGCAGGTCCATCCCGCGTGCCAGCAGGTTGGCCGAGGCGACACCGTCGGCAAGGGCGTGGTGAATCTTGCCGAGCACCGCGATCCGGCCGTTCGCCAACCCCTCGATGAAGTACATCTCCCACAGCGGCCGGCTGCGATCGAGCGCGGTGCTGGCGATCCGGCCGACGGCCTCGTCGAGCTCGCGGCGGCCGCCGGGGCTGTCGACGCGATACGGACGAACGTGGTATTCGAGGTCGACCTCGCAGTTCTCCCGCCACATCGGATGGTGGAACTTGAAGGGGACGTCGACGAGCTGATAGCAGAACGGGTCGAGCTTGTGGAGGCGGCCGTGGATGACTTGACGGAACTCGTCGATGCCGAAATGGCGGCCCTTGAGCTCGGATACATCGATAACCGCGAGCTTGAGGGTGTGCATATGCACGGTCGGCGTCTCGCTGTAGAGCAGGACAGCGTCCCACCCGCTGAGTCTTTTCACAAGCTACCTCCCTGCCCGGGGCAGCTAGATGACCTTCTTGGCCCCGATCAGCGACCGGTTGCGATGAATCTGCTTGAGGAACAACCCGATTGCGGTCGACATCGATCCTGTGCGGGCACCGTCGATCATATCGAACGCATGACCCGCGCCCGGCAGTTCGACATATCCCACCACCGAATGCGATGCCGCGCGCAGTTGCTCGACGAAGCTGCGCGCCTGCGCGACGGGGATGACGCTGTCACCGGTGCCGTGGACGACGAGGAACGGCGGCGCGGCGGCGTGCACGCGCGCGATGGGAGATGCCTTACGGAAGATGTCGGGATGGCGGTCCAGCTTGCGCCTGACCACGATGCGTTCCAGGAAGTCGACGAACCTGACCCTTTCGACGGTCGAACGGTCCTCCCAGTCGTAGCGGCCGTAGATGGGCACCACGGCGTCCACCGAGGTATCGGAGCCCTCCGGAAGTTCGGCTTGAAATTCCGGGTCGTTGGCGGTCAGACCGGCCAGGGCCGCCAGGTGGCCACCGGCCGAGGTGCCGGCGATCGTCACGAAATTGCGGTCGCCGCCGAACTTGTCGGCGTTGGCGCGGGCCCACGCGATCGCCGTCTTGACATCGGTGATGTGCGAGGGCCACGTGTGATGTGGCGCCACCCGGTAGTCGATGGACAGGCACACCCAGCCGAGTTCGGCCAGGTGCGACATGAGCGCGTAGCCCTGCAGCATGCGACCGCCGTGCACCCATGCGCCGCCGGGCACGAAAATCAACACGGGCGCGGGCTCGGCGGGCAGATCCTTTCGGCGCCACACATCGAGCAGCTGAGATGGGCGTGGCCCGTACTGGACCGACGACCGATGGACATTGCGGCGCTGCTCTCGCATTTTCCACAGCGGCGGCACCTTCTCGGGCGCCGGCCACTCGATATCGAGGTCCTTGGCATTGACGATTCCGCGGAGCGCCGCCGCGGTCACGGTATGCGTGCAGTCTCTGTCTGCGCGCTTTTGCTCGGCATCTCCGGGGCTAAGCAGCGATTTCGCCGTCGCGCCGAGGAAGTCGGGAAGATGCCGATAGCCCCATACGCTCGCCGCGGTTGCTGCACCAAGCGGCTCAAGGTGTTTCCCGATGACGGGTAAGGACGCGCACGCGACGCTCATGGCGAGCATGTAGTCCGACGGGCCGGCGTTCAGCAACCACCGGGCGCGTGTCCACATCGTCGGTCCGGGGTACCGAATTTCCGGTGGCGGAGACATTTCGCGACTGTACCCCGCAGCAGAGTTTTCAAACGACAACATTCGCTATATGTCTACTGATTGCGCCTGCACAGTTGTCTGTAAGCCCGGATCACGTAGACGCTGAGCTGTACCGGAGGGCTAGCGTGACGTAACGGGCGTCAAATGTAAACAAATCGAAAATGGAGACCGCCATCGTGAGTAAGTCAGCACTGGCCATCACAGAAGAGCACACAGACCTTGCCGACGCGGCGTTTGGCCAGCTCAGCCGGGTGAACAGCCGGGCCGCGGCCCGCGCGGCGCTCGAGGGCGGATCTTCCCATCCCGCCGAGGTCTGGTCGGCGGCCGCCGACCTGGGGTGGACCGGTCTGGCGATCGCCGAGGAACACGGCGGCTCGGGCTTCGGGCTGTCCGAACTGGCAGTGGTGCTGGAGGCCCAAGGGCACGAACTGTGCCCGGGGCCCCTCCTGCCGAGCGTCGCCGCGGCAGTGGTCATCGACCGCTGCGCATCGGATTCCCTTCGCGCTCAATTGCTTCCGGGATTGGCCGACGGCAGTACCGTCGGCGCGCTCGCGGTCTCGGGCAGCGTGACGATCGGCCCCGATCTGGTGGTCACCGGCGAGAGCCCCGCCGTACTGGGTGCACCTGACGCCGATCTCCTCGTCGTCATCGCAGGTCAGGACGTTGTCGTGGTTGACGCCAGCCAGAAAGACGCAGCAGACGGTGTCACCGTGACGGCGCTGGAGTCGTTGGATCCGACCAGGAGCCTCGGGTCCGTCGCACTGCGCGGCGTGGCCGTCGCCGAGGACCGGGTGCTGCGCGGCGCGGCCCGCAAGGCGCGCACCGTGTTCAGGATCTTGGCGTCGGCCGAAGCCGTCGGCGTCAGCTGGGCGAGTCTGGAGATGGCCGTCGAATACGCCAAGGTGCGCGAGCAGTTCGGCCGCACCATCGGCACGTTTCAGGCGGTCAAACACCATGCCGCGAACATGCTCGTCAACGCGGAAGAGACGACAGCGGCCACCTGGGACGCGGCGCGCGCCGATGATCTTGACACCGCGTGGTTTGCAGCCGCGGTCGCCGCATCCCACGCCATCCGGACTCAGATCTTCAACTCGCAGAACAATATTCAGCTGCACGGCGGGATCGGTTTCACCTGGGAGCATGACGCGCATCTCTACCTGCGCCGGGCTCGCACGCTCGCCGCGTTGATGGCCGAAGCCGGCGATCCGCTGCTCGACATCGTCGAGGGTCAGCGCAGCGGCCAGGCGCACGGCGCCTCGTTTACCCTGCCCGAGGAAGCCGAGAAGTACCGCGAGCAGGCGCGCGAGGCTGTCGCCACGTTGCGCGGGCTGCCCGCCGAGGCACGACGCGACTTTCTGGTCGACTCCGGATACTTGGTGCCGCACTGGCCCAAGCCGTGGGGCCGCGCCGCGGACGTGCTCGAGCAGTTGGTGATCGAGGAGGAGTTCGGTTCGGCGGGCAGGAGCGAAGCGACCGGGGATTCAAAACCGGTCGATCGGCCCGACATGGGCATCACCGGCTGGGTGACGTTGACGATCTCGCAGGCGGGCACCGACGACCAGCGTGAGCGCTGGGTCGAACCGGTGCTGCGCGGTGAGGTCATGTGGTGCCAGCTGTTCTCCGAGCCGGGCGCGGGCAGTGATGCCGCCGCGGTGCGCACGTCGGCCAAGAAGGTCGACGGCGGGTGGCGCGTCACCGGGCAGAAGGTGTGGACCAGCCTGGCCCACCTCTGTCAGTGGGGACTGGCGACCGTACGCACCGATCCCGACGCCGCCAAGCACGCCGGCGTGACGATGATGGCGATCGATATGAAAGCCGAAGGCGTGACCGTGAACCCGCTGAAGGGGATGACCGGCCACGCACACTTCAACGAGGTGTTCTTCGACGACGTCTTCGTACCCGACGAGGACGTGGTCGGCGACGTGAACAAGGGTTGGCTGGTGGCCCGCGCGACGCTCGGCAACGAGCGCGTGTCGATCGGGGGTGGTTCGGGCGGCGCCAGCGGCTTCTCTGCCGACGATCTCATCAAGCTGCTCGACAATGCTCCCGCCGAAACCGCCGCCTATTACCTGCGTCGTGCGGGTGAGGTCATCGCCGAATCTCATACCCTGCGGCTGCTCAACCTGCGTCGGGTCACCCGCGCGATCGCCGGCTCCGAACCCGGCCCAGAGGGCAACGTCACGAAGCTGCTGCTGGCCGAGGCCGGCCAGCGGATGACCGAGCTGGGCCTGGAATTGGCGGGCTCGGCGGCCATCGTCGGGCAGACACCGACGCTGACGTTGGCCTACCTGGGCAACCGCGCCATGACCATCGCGGGCGGCACGTCGGAGATCACGCGGAACACGATCGCCGAACGGATTTTGGGCCTGCCCCGCGATCCACTGCTGAAGTAAACGGTGGACCGGATCGGACTCGGGATCACGCTGACGTAATACTGGTTTGGTGGCCGGCGCCTTCAAGTCTTCGGACTTCCATCCAGATCTACGTCGCATCGCTCGGCTCACACCCAAACAAGTGGTGACGCCGGTGACGCTGCCGGTCATTCGGCTGGTAACCCGCCGGATGTGGCGGCGCGTCCCCAAAGGCGTCGAAGCGCTGACCCTGCCGTCGGGTGTCGGGGTCCGGTTGTACCGGCCGACCGGTGTCACCGGCGCCGGACCCGCGCTGTTGTGGATACACGGCGGCGGCTACGTCATCGGCCATCCGGGCCAGGACGACGAGCTATGCCGCCGCTACGCCAGGAGCCTGGGCGCCACAGTGGTGTCGGTCGATTACCGGCTGGCACCCGAGCACGCCTACCCGGATGCGCTGGAGGACTGCTATGCGGCCTTGACCTGGTTGGCGCGACTGCCGTCGGTGGATGCAAGCCGCATCGCGATCGGAGGCGCCAGCGCGGGCGGCGGCCTGGCGGCCGCACTGGCGCTGCACACGCGCGATCAGGACGAAATCGCACTGGCCGCCCAGTTGCTGGTCTATCCGATGCTCGATGACCGCACCGTGGGCCGCGATGAGCCCAACCCCGGACTTCGGCTGTGGAACCGGACGAGCAACGACTTCGCGTGGTCGGCCTACCTAGGCGAGGCCGACCCCGAGGTGGCAGTGCCTGCGCGGCGGACGGACCTGCGCGGACTGCCGCCGGCCTGGATGGGCGTCGGAACACTGGACCTGTTCCACGACGAGGACCTCACGTACGCGGAACGGCTGGAGGCCGCAGGCGTGCCATGTGAAGTCGAAGTCGTCGAGGGCGCCTTCCACGGCTTCGACGGGATCGCTCCGAAAGCCGAAGTGTCGCAGGCATTTTTCGACAGCCAGTGTGCCTTGCTGCGGCGACTCCTGACCCCGGCTGCCGCCTAGCCGTGGGTGGCGGACTTCCCGAAACCGATCCATACGATTACGGACTGCTCGATGTCGGTGACGGAAACACGATCTATTGGGAGGTAAGGGGTAGACCGGCCGGGCTTCCGGTGCTGATCGTCCACGGTGGACCAGGCAGCGGCCGATCACGAAGCGCGCACAAGTCGTTCGACCACGACGTGTTTCGGATCATTCTCTTCGACCAGCGCGGTTGTGGCGGCAGTGTGCCCAGCGCCGCTGATCCAACCACTGACATGGCGCACAACACCACCGAACACCTTCTGGCGGACATCGAAGCGCTGCGCGCGCACCTGGGTGTGGATCGGTGGTTGCTCTACGGCGGGTCTTGGGCATCGACGCTCATCCTGGCCTACGCCGAACGCCATCCGGACCGAGTGGGTGGGATCATCCTGGTCGGGGTGACGATGACACGGCCGCGTGAGATCGACTGGCTCTATCACGGTTTGCGCCTGCTGTTGCCGATCGAGTGGGAGCGCTTTCGCGCTGCGGTACCGATCCAGGAGCAAGACGGCAACCTTGTCGAGGCCTATCGGCGATTGATGGAACACCCAGACCTCAGGGTGCGAGAGCAGGCTGCGCGAGACTGGTGCACATGGGAGGACGCTGCGATCGCCCACGAAGCTCTTGGCAGTCCCGGCCAATACAGTGCCCAGAACGACTCGGCGAAGCTGGCCTTTGTTCGCATCTGCACGCATTACTTTGCGCACAATGCCTGGCTGGACGATGATCAGATACTGCGAAATGCACAAGCGCTCAGGGGAATTCCCGGTGTTCTCATCCACGGTCGCCTCGACTTGTCAGCTCCGCTGCTGACTGCCACCGAACTCGCCCAAGCCTGGCCTGATGCGGTGTTGACGGTCATCGAGGACTCCGGCCACACCGGCAGCCCCGCAATGGGTACCGCGATCAGAGACGCAATCGCGCGCTTCGCCGAAAGCCCGGCTTAACGGGTTGATCGCAGGCACCTGATGCGCGGGATCAACCCGTTAGCGCACCGCCGTGGACCACATTTCCTGCCACGATCGTGGCCACCACCATGCCGGAGTCGAGTTCGGCCAGCACCTCGGCCGGTCCAGCTCCGAGTATGCACAGATCCCCGGGTTGGCCGGGCGCGATACGGCGCTGCACGGCCGGCGCATCGGCCGCACCGAAAAACATTCCGAGAGCGTCGCGCGCCGTCACGCATTCGTCCGCCCCGAGCACGGTTCCCCCGCCTGTGGTGCGAGATACTGCGGCGCGCATAGCCTTCCACGGGTCGCCATGGCCGAAAGGCATGTCGGTGGACAACGCAACAGGAACCTTGGCGGCCAACAGGGAACCAACCCGCCACAGTTCGTGATGCTCGGCGGTGGGCACGTCGTTCAGATATTGATCACCCCGTTCGGCGACGAAGTTGGGCTGC is part of the Mycolicibacterium tusciae JS617 genome and encodes:
- a CDS encoding WS/DGAT/MGAT family O-acyltransferase — translated: MKRLSGWDAVLLYSETPTVHMHTLKLAVIDVSELKGRHFGIDEFRQVIHGRLHKLDPFCYQLVDVPFKFHHPMWRENCEVDLEYHVRPYRVDSPGGRRELDEAVGRIASTALDRSRPLWEMYFIEGLANGRIAVLGKIHHALADGVASANLLARGMDLQQSPPLDRDSYACEPPPTKGELLRTAFADHMRHIGRLPGVMRYTAQGIGRVRKSSKKLSPELTRPFTPPPSFMNHRVDAQRKFATTTLALADVKETSKHLGVTINDMVLAIASGALRQLSLKYDGHAAHSLLASVPVSFDFSKDRISGNRFSGVMMVVPIELDDPLARVQAVHEAAVDAKESHHLLGPELVSRWSAYFPPGPAERLFHWLAEKDGQNKVLNIPISNVPGPREPGRVGGALVTEIYSVGPLTTGSGLNITVWSYVDQLNVSVLSDGATLKDPHELTDAMVEAFVEIRRAAGLSERLTVIESAMA
- a CDS encoding alpha/beta hydrolase, which translates into the protein MSPPPEIRYPGPTMWTRARWLLNAGPSDYMLAMSVACASLPVIGKHLEPLGAATAASVWGYRHLPDFLGATAKSLLSPGDAEQKRADRDCTHTVTAAALRGIVNAKDLDIEWPAPEKVPPLWKMREQRRNVHRSSVQYGPRPSQLLDVWRRKDLPAEPAPVLIFVPGGAWVHGGRMLQGYALMSHLAELGWVCLSIDYRVAPHHTWPSHITDVKTAIAWARANADKFGGDRNFVTIAGTSAGGHLAALAGLTANDPEFQAELPEGSDTSVDAVVPIYGRYDWEDRSTVERVRFVDFLERIVVRRKLDRHPDIFRKASPIARVHAAAPPFLVVHGTGDSVIPVAQARSFVEQLRAASHSVVGYVELPGAGHAFDMIDGARTGSMSTAIGLFLKQIHRNRSLIGAKKVI
- a CDS encoding acyl-CoA dehydrogenase → MSKSALAITEEHTDLADAAFGQLSRVNSRAAARAALEGGSSHPAEVWSAAADLGWTGLAIAEEHGGSGFGLSELAVVLEAQGHELCPGPLLPSVAAAVVIDRCASDSLRAQLLPGLADGSTVGALAVSGSVTIGPDLVVTGESPAVLGAPDADLLVVIAGQDVVVVDASQKDAADGVTVTALESLDPTRSLGSVALRGVAVAEDRVLRGAARKARTVFRILASAEAVGVSWASLEMAVEYAKVREQFGRTIGTFQAVKHHAANMLVNAEETTAATWDAARADDLDTAWFAAAVAASHAIRTQIFNSQNNIQLHGGIGFTWEHDAHLYLRRARTLAALMAEAGDPLLDIVEGQRSGQAHGASFTLPEEAEKYREQAREAVATLRGLPAEARRDFLVDSGYLVPHWPKPWGRAADVLEQLVIEEEFGSAGRSEATGDSKPVDRPDMGITGWVTLTISQAGTDDQRERWVEPVLRGEVMWCQLFSEPGAGSDAAAVRTSAKKVDGGWRVTGQKVWTSLAHLCQWGLATVRTDPDAAKHAGVTMMAIDMKAEGVTVNPLKGMTGHAHFNEVFFDDVFVPDEDVVGDVNKGWLVARATLGNERVSIGGGSGGASGFSADDLIKLLDNAPAETAAYYLRRAGEVIAESHTLRLLNLRRVTRAIAGSEPGPEGNVTKLLLAEAGQRMTELGLELAGSAAIVGQTPTLTLAYLGNRAMTIAGGTSEITRNTIAERILGLPRDPLLK
- a CDS encoding alpha/beta hydrolase — translated: MAGAFKSSDFHPDLRRIARLTPKQVVTPVTLPVIRLVTRRMWRRVPKGVEALTLPSGVGVRLYRPTGVTGAGPALLWIHGGGYVIGHPGQDDELCRRYARSLGATVVSVDYRLAPEHAYPDALEDCYAALTWLARLPSVDASRIAIGGASAGGGLAAALALHTRDQDEIALAAQLLVYPMLDDRTVGRDEPNPGLRLWNRTSNDFAWSAYLGEADPEVAVPARRTDLRGLPPAWMGVGTLDLFHDEDLTYAERLEAAGVPCEVEVVEGAFHGFDGIAPKAEVSQAFFDSQCALLRRLLTPAAA
- the pip gene encoding prolyl aminopeptidase; this encodes MGGGLPETDPYDYGLLDVGDGNTIYWEVRGRPAGLPVLIVHGGPGSGRSRSAHKSFDHDVFRIILFDQRGCGGSVPSAADPTTDMAHNTTEHLLADIEALRAHLGVDRWLLYGGSWASTLILAYAERHPDRVGGIILVGVTMTRPREIDWLYHGLRLLLPIEWERFRAAVPIQEQDGNLVEAYRRLMEHPDLRVREQAARDWCTWEDAAIAHEALGSPGQYSAQNDSAKLAFVRICTHYFAHNAWLDDDQILRNAQALRGIPGVLIHGRLDLSAPLLTATELAQAWPDAVLTVIEDSGHTGSPAMGTAIRDAIARFAESPA